Proteins encoded by one window of Vitis vinifera cultivar Pinot Noir 40024 chromosome 10, ASM3070453v1:
- the LOC100251622 gene encoding putative cyclin-D6-1, with product MELDLENPLTCVEEEQYDTVSALFDSESDHMVSQIFLRRFHAEPLRREAIALILQAQYSCNLDNFISYLAVNYVDRFISKKEVPEEKPWILRLLVISCLSLAAKMKKIDFSYSDFQKDEGFLFDAQRIHRMELLILSTLNWRMRSITPFSFVYFFISLFELKDPALTKALKDRATELIFKARDEIKLLEYKPSIIAASALLCASYELFPLQFSSFKAAISSCEYINQESLNNCYHVMEEMVTNEWDESIFDAAVSSTKTPICVLDRHYKNSVSEKSNTANTLEAAIKQPRGHENKAQRSQIQHLASHSQSLGKGRRTKYDLSAAPKRITRNE from the exons ATGGAGTTGGATCTGGAGAATCCATTGACGTGCGTGGAAGAAGAGCAATACGACACCGTTTCAGCTCTCTTCGACTCTGAATCTGATCACATGGTGTCGCAGATCTTCCTCCGCCGCTTTCATGCTGAGCCCCTTCGTCGAGAAGCAATCGCTCTCATTTTGCAG GCGCAGTACTCTTGCAACTTGGATAATTTCATTTCTTACCTAGCGGTTAACTATGTAGATCGGTTCATCTCCAAGAAAGAAGTGCCG GAGGAAAAGCCGTGGATCTTAAGGCTGCTTGTGATCTCATGCCTCTCCCTCGCAgcaaagatgaagaaaattGATTTCTCATACTCTGACTTTCAG AAGGATGAAGGTTTCCTCTTCGACGCTCAAAGGATTCATCGCATGGAGCTTCTGATTCTCAGTACTCTGAATTGGCGAATGCGATCGATAACGCCTTTCTCGTTTGTGTACTTCTTCATCTCCTTATTCGAGCTCAAAGATCCGGCATTGACAAAAGCTCTCAAAGATCGAGCCACAGAGCTCATCTTCAAAGCTCGAGATG AAATCAAGCTTTTGGAGTATAAACCATCGATAATTGCGGCATCAGCGCTGCTCTGTGCGTCTTACGAGCTATTTCCATTgcaattttcttctttcaagGCAGCAATTTCCTCTTGCGAATATATAAATCAA GAGAGCCTCAACAATTGCTACCATGTTATGGAGGAGATGGTGACGAATGAGTGGGATGAGTCCATATTTGATGCAGCAGTGTCGAGTACGAAGACTCCGATATGTGTGCTGGACCGCCATTACAAGAACTCGGTAAGCGAAAAGAGCAACACCGCCAACACTCTGGAAGCCGCCATCAAACAGCCTAGAGGGCACGAAAATAAGGCGCAGCGTTCGCAAATTCAACACTTAGCATCACACTCTCAGAGCCTCGGCAAAGGTCGCCGTACCAAGTACGATTTATCAGCAGCTCCCAAACGAATCACAAGAAATGAGTAA